One part of the Quercus lobata isolate SW786 chromosome 7, ValleyOak3.0 Primary Assembly, whole genome shotgun sequence genome encodes these proteins:
- the LOC115953230 gene encoding uncharacterized protein LOC115953230: MVRTRSRATSPGRQGSRDASNNPHRDRQSAPVMQTSSVQNVQSMAAVVAELTHQNQELRMEINLRRQTCEEREGGGQTQSRDDRENTEIGSQLRCTTSRAVPHLKEEMDQMRRVMEEMKENMRRTNSIEDLVHRTNSPFTASINGHPLPSKFKMPSLDSYDGTRDPFNHIATFKTTMHLQGVPDEIMCKAFPTTLKGPARVWFSKIPPNSMSSFEELSKLFVNNFIGGQRHKRSLSSLLTIEQGENESLRSFITRFNREALSVDEADDKLLLAAFHNGVNSNLFIHKLYEKEPQSMAELVHSAQNFMNAEDAIIAKKRKRSERVDANPGRHLEQGPRPKKGRMEDRKDRDIKKPGSSARN, from the coding sequence ATGGTACGGACTAGATCAAGGGCTACCAGCCCAGGCCGACAGGGAAGCAGAGATGCTTCCAACAACCCTCACCGCGACCGCCAATCTGCACCGGTCATGCAGACTTCATCTGTCCAAAACGTACAATCCATGGCGGCCGTAGTGGCGGAGTTGACTCACCAAAACCAAGAATTAAGAATGGAGATTAATCTAAGGAGGCAGACGTGTGAAGAACGTGAAGGTGGAGGACAAACGCAGAGTCGTGATGACAGAGAGAACACTGAGATTGGAAGTCAGTTAAGATGTACCACTTCACGAGCGGTGCCACATTTGAAGGAAGAGATGGACCAGATGAGAAGAgtcatggaggaaatgaaagaaaatatgagaAGGACAAATTCGATAGAAGACCTGGTCCACCGAACTAATTCCCcctttacggcttccatcaatggTCACCCTCTACCATCGAAGTTTAAGATGCCTTCTCTGGATTCGTACGACGGAACACGAGACCCGTTCAATCACATTGCTACCTTCAAGACCACCATGCATCTCCAAGGGGTTCCCGACGAAATAATGTGCAAAGCATTCCCTACTACCCTCAAAGGCCCAGCACGAGTTTGGTTCAGCAAAATACCACCGAATTCGAtgagttcttttgaagagttgagcAAACTGTTTGTTAACAACTTCATAGGAGGACAAAGACATAAGCGTTCCTTGTCCAGCCTATTGACCATAGAGCAAGGAGAGAACGAGAGTTTACGGTCGTTCATCACCCGTTTCAACAGAGAGGCCCTGAGTGTGGACGAAGCAGATGATAAGCTCTTGTTGGCGGCTTTCCATAATGGGGTGAATTCGAATCTGTTCATTCACAAACTCTATGAAAAAGAACCCCAGTCTATGGCAGAACTTGTCCATTCGgcacaaaattttatgaatgcagaagacgcAATCAttgctaagaagaggaagaggtctGAGAGAGTAGACGCAAATCCCGGTCGCCACTTAGAGCAAGgccctcgtccaaagaagggacgaaTGGAAGACAGGAAAGACCGAGACATTAAGAAGCCGGGCTCTTCAGCACGAAACTAG